Below is a window of Pocillopora verrucosa isolate sample1 chromosome 6, ASM3666991v2, whole genome shotgun sequence DNA.
agacagttcaaaacagccatccagtaccatcaacgtcatctagaaattgctaaagaagtgggagacaaggccggagagggaatcagttatagcggtctcggcaacgcttatcaaggtctaggacagttcaaaacagccatccagtaccatcaacgtcatctagaaattgctaaagaagtgggagacaaggccggagagggaatcagttatagcggtctcggcaacgcttatgacagtctaggacagttcaaaacagccatccagtaccatcaacgtcatctagaaattgctaaagaagtgggagacaaggccggagagggaatcagttatagcggtctcggcaacgcttatgacagtctaggacagttcaaaacagccatccagtaccatcaacgtcatctagaaattgctaaagaagtgggagacaaggccggagagggaatcagttatggcaatctcggcaacgcttatgacagtctaggacagttcaaaacagccatccagtaccatcaatgtcatctagaaattgctaaagaagtgggagacaaggccggagagggaatcagttatggcaatctcggcaacgcttatcaaggtctaggacagttcaaaacagccatccagtaccatcaacgtgatctagaaattgctaaagaagtgggagacaaggccggagagggaagcaGTTAtagcggtctcggcaacgcttatcgaggtctaggacagttcaaaacagccatccagtaccatcaacgtcatctagaaattgctaaagaagtaggagacaaggccggagagggaagaagttatggcaatctcggcaacgcttatgacagtctaggacagttcaaaacagccatccagtaccatcaacgtcatctagaaattgctaaagaagtgggagacaaggccggagagggaagaagttatagcggtctcggcaacgcttatcaaggtctaggacagttcaaaacagccatccagtaccatcaacgtcatctagaaattgctaaagaagtgggagacaaggccggagagggaatcagttatggcaatctcggcaacgcttatcaaggtctaggacagttcaaaacagccatccagtaccatcaacgtgatctagaaattgctaaagaagtgggagacaaggccggagagggaatcagttatagcggtctcggcaacgcttatgacagtctaggacagttcaaaacagccatccagtaccatcaacgtcatctagaaattgctaaagaagtgggagacaaggccggagagggaagaagttatggcaatctcggcaacgcttatgacagtctaggacagttcaaaacagccatccagtaccatcaacgtgatctagaaattgctaaagaagtgggagacaaggccggagagggaatcagttatggcaatctcggcaacgcttatcaaggtctaggacagttcaaaacagccatccagtaccaacaacgtgatctaaaaattgctaaagaagtgggagacaaggccggagagggaatgaGTTATTGCCTTCTCGGCAGAATTCATCAAGGTCAAAGAGAGTTGAAAAAAGCTATTGAGTGTTTTCAACGTCACctagaaatatccaaagaagtgggaAGTAAGACTGGAGAGGCGTGCTCACTCTGTTCCCTTGGAAGCAGTTTTGATTGTCAAGGAAATCTTATGATGGCCTTTGACTTTTATTACTCGAGTGTagaattgtatgatgatatcaggaccagtcttcaactcaacgatcagtggaagatttgttatcgtaatcagcaccaaGTAGCCtacaaaggtttgtggcgtataaatctcaatcgaggtcaagttgtgaaggctcttcttgccacagagaaaggacgtgctcaagctctgagagatctcatggtcacaaaatatcagcctAGCGATTCTTTGACGCCCAGCGCATTCCGCACTTCTCTGAGGTGGGTTCCAttgagcacagttttcatagctattaatggaccatgtgtttacttctgggtttgcctcagtgaaaATAATATCCAGATGAGAGAAGTGCACGTGAACAAATACAAGTATGAggatgaattgaaatttttcatccaGCTACTGACCAAAACTGCTCTTAAGGAGATCGGTACAAGAGGTACTGTTACCATCGAAAATCCTCCGCTTGACTCGCCGACAGATGATGAAGTGGCCAATGACGTgatccgagttgatgtgaggcactcccaatccagtgctttaaagaagctgcatgacatcatcgttactcctattgctgacctgatcgaaggcaacgacgagatcacattcgttcctgaggggccattttgccttgtaccttatGCAGCGTTGCTGGACTCCAACTCATCATATCTTAGTGATTCTTTCAAaattcgtgtgcttccctctctgacgacattgcaactaattcatgattgtccagctgactttcacatgaagactggtgcattgtttgtcggcgacccatgtttcaaacatatcatCTATGAGGGAGGacttttggtgcaacttccaggagcaaggaaagaagtggagatgatTGGACGTATCCTCAATGTCTCCCCTctcactggagaaatggcaacaaaagatgaagtgttaaa
It encodes the following:
- the LOC131793137 gene encoding tetratricopeptide repeat protein 28-like, which translates into the protein MAESNLSTTGEELEVKNEFPATATEESQVTSSDAELDEEDNHLREIVKVCLEKGNKEYRQGEANNAINSYTEGLQVNCKDKRLNAKLYSNRATAHFRLANYVECLDDATVAVELEPSLIKAIKKGARACVELCLYKEARNWLHMGLAIENDNKRLLQLLRKSNAELTAGEGISYGNLGNAYQGLGQFKTAIQYHQRDLEIAKEVGDKAGEGRSYSGLGNAYDSLGQFKTAIQYHQRHLEIAKEVGDKAGEGGSYCNLGNAYQGLGQFKTAIQYHQRHLEIAKEVGDKAGEGISYGNLGNAYQGLGQFKTAIQYHQRHLEIAKEVGDKAGEGRSYGNLGNAYDSLGQFKTAIQYHQRHLEIAKEVGDKAGEGRSYSGLGNAYQGLGQFKTAIQYHQRHLEIAKEVGDKAGEGISYGNLGNAYQGLGQFKTAIQYHQRDLEIAKEVGDKAGEGISYSGLGNAYDSLGQFKTAIQYHQRHLEIAKEVGDKAGEGRSYGNLGNAYDSLGQFKTAIQYHQRDLEIAKEVGDKAGEGISYGNLGNAYQGLGQFKTAIQYQQRDLKIAKEVGDKTGEACSLCSLGSSFDCQGNLMMAFDFYYSSVELYDDIRTSLQLNDQWKICYRNQHQVAYKGLWRINLNRGQVVKALLATEKGRAQALRDLMVTKYQPSDSLTPSAFRTSLRWVPLSTVFIAINGPCVYFWVCLSENNIQMREVHVNKYKYEDELKFFIQLLTKTALKEIGTRGTVTIENPPLDSPTDDEVANDVIRVDVRHSQSSALKKLHDIIVTPIADLIEGNDEITFVPEGPFCLVPYAALLDSNSSYLSDSFKIRVLPSLTTLQLIHDCPADFHMKTGALFVGDPCFKHIIYEGGLLVQLPGARKEVEMIGRILNVSPLTGEMATKDEVLKRISSVALVHIAAHGKKASEALNQAMKRMREIEKFKEVIYWAPFVLIGDDVSLDFKEI